Below is a genomic region from Streptomyces ferrugineus.
TTGCTGTAGGGGTTGGCGATCTGCAGGTCGCGGGCCTCGATCTGGCGCCGGACGGTCTCGGCGTCGAGGAGCGGCTTGTCCGTCAACTCGTTCATCTTCTCGACCAGTTGCTCCAGCTTGGGCGCGGTCACGAAGTCCGCGCCGTTGCGCAGGAAGGCGGCCACCGGTCCCGGGGCGCCCTTGCCGAGCACGCGTTCCTTCAGGAACCCGGTCCGGTCCTTGGCGGTGATGTCGGGGTTCTGCTCGGAGCCCGACAGCGCGAACTCCTTTTCGATGATCTTCTGGCTGAGGATGAACCAGGAGTGGTCGTACCCGGCGATGTCCTCGGTCGTGCGCAGGTGCTCCAGCGTGCCGAGGGTGTCGTAGCCCGGCAGACAGGGGTCGGGGAGCCGGCGGCCGAGGGCGTCGAACCACATCGACGACGGCCCGGGCAGGATGCGGATGCCGTGGCCGGGCCAGATCGGATCCCAGTTCTGCAGGCCCTCGGTGTAGTGCCACATACGGTCGCGGTTGACCAGCCGTACGCCCGCCTCCGCGCTGATGTCGAGCATGCGGCCGTCGACATAGGCCGGGACGCCGGTGACCATCTCGGTGGGCGGGGTGCCGAGCCGCTCGGGCCAGTAGCGGCGGACCATGTCGTGGTTGGCACCGATGCCGCCGGTGGTGACGATCACGGCCTGGGCGGTGAGCTCGAACTCGCCGGCGCGGTCCCGGTTGGAGGCGACGCCCCGGGGCGAGTGGTCGTCGGCCAGGACCGTTCCGCGCACCCCGCGCGCGGAGCCGTCCTCGATGACCAGTTCGTCGACCTGGTGCCGGTGGTAGAAGGTGAGCAGCCCGTCGCGGGCGGCCTGCTTGGCGTACCGGACGAAGGGCTCCACGACGCCCGT
It encodes:
- a CDS encoding FAD-binding dehydrogenase gives rise to the protein MDADVIVVGAGLAGLVAASELTSRGRRVALVDQENAANLGGQAFWSFGGLFLVDSPEQRRLGIKDSLDLAWNDWQGSARFDRVEDEDSWAVRWARAYVEFAAGEKRAWLDGHGIKFLPTVGWAERGDLRADGHGNSVPRFHIAWGTGTGVVEPFVRYAKQAARDGLLTFYHRHQVDELVIEDGSARGVRGTVLADDHSPRGVASNRDRAGEFELTAQAVIVTTGGIGANHDMVRRYWPERLGTPPTEMVTGVPAYVDGRMLDISAEAGVRLVNRDRMWHYTEGLQNWDPIWPGHGIRILPGPSSMWFDALGRRLPDPCLPGYDTLGTLEHLRTTEDIAGYDHSWFILSQKIIEKEFALSGSEQNPDITAKDRTGFLKERVLGKGAPGPVAAFLRNGADFVTAPKLEQLVEKMNELTDKPLLDAETVRRQIEARDLQIANPYSKDAQVQGIRNARRYIGDRLGRVATPHRILDPAAGPLIGVKLHVLTRKTLGGIQTDLHSRALGADGTPIDGLYAAGEVAGFGGGGVHGYNALEGTFLGGCLFSGRTAGRTAAEQTA